Genomic DNA from Niallia circulans:
TCTTGCTCTTGCTAATAAAAACGAAGAGGGCTATGACCTTTACTTAAAAGAAGTCGAAGCAAACAGAACAAAAGTAAACGAGACGTTAAAAGAACTTGCTGCCGCGAAAACAAAGCATGCAGAAGAAATTTACACGAAAAGCAAGGAACGCTTACACACCGTTACCATTTTTGTTGCGGCTGTCATCATTTTGGCTGTTTTGCTGCTGTTATTCTTGAGCTATATTATTGGCCGAATGATTGTAAAACCAGTCAAGGAAGTAAAAGAGCTTCTTTCTTTGGCAGAGGATGGAGATTTTACTGTTAAAGGAAGCTACCAGTCAAAAGATGAAATTGGCGAACTTGCAAAGTCCTTCAATAATATGACAGCAAAGCTTCAATCTGTTTTCAGCACTGTATATGACTCTTCACAACAGGTTGCTGCTGCTTCAGAAGAGCTGAGTGCAAGTGCAGAGGAAAACAGCAAAGCAAGTGAGCATATAACACTTACCATGCAGGAACTTACTGTAGGAACAGATACACAAGTTATTAAAATCGAAGACAGTGCCGAAGTTATCAGCAAAATTACGACATATACAAAAACAATTGCTGATAATACAGAAAAAATATCAAAAGACGTCCTTCATGCATCACAAGTATCTGCAGACGGAAATGAAGCAATTACAAAAGTTAATAAGCAAATGAATTCTATTTATGCTAATGTTACCAGCTTATCAGAAGCTGTCAAAAGCTTAAATGAACGTTCAACTGAGATCGGAGAAATTACGAATGTCATCACTGGCATCTCAGCCCAAACAAACCTGTTGGCATTGAATGCAGCAATTGAAGCGGCACGTGCTGGAGAGCATGGCAAAGGCTTTGCAGTCGTTGCTGATGAAGTTAGAACACTTGCAGAGGAATCAACTAAATCAACAGAACAAATTTCGAATTTGATTCAATTAATACAAAAGGACACAGAGCATACACTTGAAACAATGGAAAGAGCCTCACAAGAAGTGAACTCAGGTTTAACTGTTGTTCATACAGCAGGTGCTTCCTTCCAAAAAATCGAAACAGCCGTTAACGGTATCGTCTCGCAAATTGAAGATATTTCAGAAGCACTGCAAAAACTAGCAAAAGGAACAGAAACTGTTCATGTATCAATCGATGATGTTAGTGGTGTGGCCAAGGATTCTGCAGCCATCACACAAAATATCTCTGCTGCAACACAGGAGCAGCTTGCCTCAATGGAAGAAATCACTACCTCCTCTCAAGCACTGGCTGTTTTAGCAGATGATTTACAAGCAATCATTAAGCAATTTAAAATTTCTTAACAAACATGCCCTGAAATAATTATTTCGGGGCATATTTGTTTTCATGCTCAAGGAGCCATTCCTTTCTCCATAAGCCGCCTGCATAACCTGTCAAGCTGCCATTGCTGCCAATAATCCGGTGACATGGCAAAACAATACAGAGCTTATTTTTGCCATTTGTACTACCAACTGCCCGAACTGCCTTTTCATTGCCGATTGCTGTTGCAATATCTTTATAGGAGCCTGTCTTACCGTAAGAAATTGACGGTAACGTATTCCACACATTTTTTTGAAAATCTGTACCTTCGACTATATATGGAAAAGTAAATGTCTCAAGCTCTCCTTTAAAATATAAATCAAGCTGTTGATAGCAAGCTCTTAATGGTTTTGGCGTGTTTTCCATCAATGGATATTGCAAGGTTTCTCTATCTGTAAACAATACAGAGTATACTCCTGCTTCGGTACCTGTGATTTCGACAAGCCCAATTGGTGATTTATAATCAATTATATATTTAGCGCTCATTTAACATTCCTCCAGCTATTTATTATCCATGTCTTGATTGAGTTTTCTTATCAGCATTGGAATTTCTGTCAAATCCTTCACGATATATTCCATTCCTGCACTGCTCCAATCAGAATTTTCTTTCCATACTCCAAGCATTCCAACATTACGGGCGGCCTCTACATCATTTTGTGGGTGATCGCCGATAAAAAGACTTTCGTCAGGAGTTGCATCCAGCCTTTGCAATGCCCGCTGAAAAATCGCTGGTTCAGGCTTGCGCAAATTCTCCCATTCTGATATCAATATCGTATCAAAAAAGTGTTTGATTCCTAATGCTTCGATATTGCTCTGCTGAAACTGCCCGTATCCATTTGTAATGATTCCTAAGCGCAGCCCTGCTTCTGAAAGCTCTGCTAACATTTCGTTTAAATGAGCAAAAGGCACACAGCTATACGGAAATTCCTCTACATAATCTTGCAGCAGCTCCTGCCAAGTGATGCCGGTCAAGTGAAATTCTTCAACAAGCTGCTGATAGACTCTATCCTTCCAAACATAGCCGTTCGCATCCAAGGTGATGAACCTGCTTATATATGTTTCTTTCGATATATCGCTTGTCGCTTTTATTATGCTGTTATATTGTCGTTCTGCAAAATGCAGGACTGCTTCATTTCTGTTTAATAATGTTCCATCTAAATCAAACAAAACTGCTTTTATCATATAAACAGCCCCTGCCTTTTCTTCCATTATAAACTATTGCTTACATGGCTCAAGCCACAAAAAAACTGACTGAAAATTTTTCAGTCAGTCAGCTTCATAAAGCATTATTTCCAAACAGCATTTGAAATTTCAACAACATGGCGAAGCTTATCCCATTGCTGCTCTTCTGTCAGCAGGTTGCCTTCCTCAGTTGATGCAAAGCCGCACTGCGGGCTTAAGCACAATTGATTTAGGTCAACATAACGTGATGCTTCTTCAATACGACGTTTAATAACATCTTTATCCTCTAGTTCACCGAATTTAGATGTAATTAATCCAAGTACGATGTTTAAATCTGGTCTGTTAACGAAACGAAGCGGTTCAAAACCACCTGAACGATCATTATCATATTCGAGGAAGAAGCCATCAATATTTAAATGACCAAACAGCTTTTCAGCAACCGGCTCATAACCACCTGAAGAAATCCATGTAGAGCGGAAATTTCCTCGGCATATATGCATCGTTACTTTAAAATCATCTGGACGATCTGAAACTGCTTCATTTAACGTTTCTAAATATTTTCTGCTTAAGTAGTCAGGATCCATTCCTTTTGCACGCAGCTGTTCCTTTTGTTCTTCTGAACATAGGTATGCCCATGATGTGTCATCAAGTTGCACATAACGGCAGCCTGCATCATAAAACGCTTGAAGGCCCTTTTTGTATGTTTGTGCAAGATCTGCGAAAAACTCATCTTGGTCTGGATACACAGCCTTGTCAACTTCACCGCGGAAATGAAGCATACTTGGACTTGGAATCGTTAATTTTGCTGTATGGTCACCAGCTGCAGCTTGAAGAAATTTAAAATCCTCAAGGAATGGGTGCTTGTCAAACCCAAGCTTGTCCGTAACCTTAATAGCACGTGATTTTGTTTGCTTTTGCTGGAATTGAATACCTGATCCAGTTTGATAGCCTGTTACACCTTGCAGGTCTTCAAGAAAATCAAAATGCCACCATGCTCTGCGGAATTCGCCATCTGTGACAGCTTGAAGGCCAACTTCCTTTTGCTTTTCTACAATTCTAGCAATCTCTTCATTTTCTATAGTTTTTAATTGCTCTGCAGTAATTTCGTCAGCTGCTCTTTGCAAACGCGCCTTCTTAATTGCCTCAGATCTCAATAAGCTTCCTACTTGGTCTGCGCGAAATGGTGCTGTTTTCTGTGATGATTTATCAATCGTTTGCATCTATATTCCCTCTTTCCCTTTGTCGTTCCTATATTGTCTGTATATTAGCATAATTAAAAGGGTATAGAGTAACTGATAAAAGTAATTGTCCGTTATAACTAAAAGCTATATCACTTAGTAGCATAATAATCGACAAATCTTTTAAGCTCTTC
This window encodes:
- a CDS encoding methyl-accepting chemotaxis protein → MKLLKNLNITRKLLIITLVSAAALSSVGFLGLNYIRIMAKDSEVMYKENLLPITDMLQIRINTRSSSSYTLELMLTKDAAKNKELQEEIKSAWEEIDTLVAKIESGNMTPEEKELLDQFKVEVTPLTAGTDKVVDLALANKNEEGYDLYLKEVEANRTKVNETLKELAAAKTKHAEEIYTKSKERLHTVTIFVAAVIILAVLLLLFLSYIIGRMIVKPVKEVKELLSLAEDGDFTVKGSYQSKDEIGELAKSFNNMTAKLQSVFSTVYDSSQQVAAASEELSASAEENSKASEHITLTMQELTVGTDTQVIKIEDSAEVISKITTYTKTIADNTEKISKDVLHASQVSADGNEAITKVNKQMNSIYANVTSLSEAVKSLNERSTEIGEITNVITGISAQTNLLALNAAIEAARAGEHGKGFAVVADEVRTLAEESTKSTEQISNLIQLIQKDTEHTLETMERASQEVNSGLTVVHTAGASFQKIETAVNGIVSQIEDISEALQKLAKGTETVHVSIDDVSGVAKDSAAITQNISAATQEQLASMEEITTSSQALAVLADDLQAIIKQFKIS
- a CDS encoding methylated-DNA--[protein]-cysteine S-methyltransferase — its product is MSAKYIIDYKSPIGLVEITGTEAGVYSVLFTDRETLQYPLMENTPKPLRACYQQLDLYFKGELETFTFPYIVEGTDFQKNVWNTLPSISYGKTGSYKDIATAIGNEKAVRAVGSTNGKNKLCIVLPCHRIIGSNGSLTGYAGGLWRKEWLLEHENKYAPK
- a CDS encoding 5-methyltetrahydropteroyltriglutamate--homocysteine S-methyltransferase, which gives rise to MQTIDKSSQKTAPFRADQVGSLLRSEAIKKARLQRAADEITAEQLKTIENEEIARIVEKQKEVGLQAVTDGEFRRAWWHFDFLEDLQGVTGYQTGSGIQFQQKQTKSRAIKVTDKLGFDKHPFLEDFKFLQAAAGDHTAKLTIPSPSMLHFRGEVDKAVYPDQDEFFADLAQTYKKGLQAFYDAGCRYVQLDDTSWAYLCSEEQKEQLRAKGMDPDYLSRKYLETLNEAVSDRPDDFKVTMHICRGNFRSTWISSGGYEPVAEKLFGHLNIDGFFLEYDNDRSGGFEPLRFVNRPDLNIVLGLITSKFGELEDKDVIKRRIEEASRYVDLNQLCLSPQCGFASTEEGNLLTEEQQWDKLRHVVEISNAVWK
- a CDS encoding HAD family hydrolase, which gives rise to MIKAVLFDLDGTLLNRNEAVLHFAERQYNSIIKATSDISKETYISRFITLDANGYVWKDRVYQQLVEEFHLTGITWQELLQDYVEEFPYSCVPFAHLNEMLAELSEAGLRLGIITNGYGQFQQSNIEALGIKHFFDTILISEWENLRKPEPAIFQRALQRLDATPDESLFIGDHPQNDVEAARNVGMLGVWKENSDWSSAGMEYIVKDLTEIPMLIRKLNQDMDNK